The following proteins are encoded in a genomic region of uncultured Ilyobacter sp.:
- a CDS encoding ABC transporter substrate-binding protein has product MKKIILFVFMVISLTIWGIEIDAPKAPPSIPLLAMEEIDLNFYQNVSTEVVPKIIKKKGELYVIPVNVAATLYNKGVDIRLLGVTSRGLLSFLSKEISSVEELDGKKLYIGGQGSSPDVVMRNILDSRKISPKINYRSSGEIAKLAMAGRIDNLVLPEPLATMVLGKNKDFKRVAELKDLWKGKEIPQVGIFVMGKVYDEKYIEIDKFIEEYKKALERKNEVKLLEKAKEEFSLGMSIGALGESVKYMNLTLDTGCKKSVEHYLDALGIKLPGDEFYAW; this is encoded by the coding sequence ATGAAAAAAATAATTTTATTTGTGTTTATGGTTATATCCCTTACCATATGGGGGATAGAGATAGATGCTCCTAAAGCACCTCCTAGCATACCGCTGCTGGCTATGGAGGAGATAGATTTAAATTTTTATCAAAATGTTTCCACAGAGGTAGTTCCAAAAATAATAAAGAAAAAAGGGGAACTCTATGTAATTCCTGTAAATGTCGCGGCGACACTGTATAATAAAGGGGTAGACATAAGACTCCTAGGAGTTACAAGCAGAGGGCTTTTATCTTTTTTATCAAAGGAGATAAGCAGTGTAGAGGAGTTGGACGGAAAAAAACTCTATATAGGGGGACAGGGATCATCCCCAGATGTGGTCATGAGGAATATTCTAGACAGTAGAAAGATTTCTCCTAAGATAAACTACAGGTCTTCAGGAGAGATCGCAAAACTCGCCATGGCAGGAAGAATAGACAACCTTGTACTTCCAGAACCCTTGGCAACCATGGTCCTTGGAAAAAACAAAGATTTCAAAAGGGTGGCAGAGCTAAAAGATCTATGGAAGGGAAAAGAGATTCCTCAGGTGGGGATATTTGTAATGGGCAAAGTCTACGATGAGAAATATATAGAGATAGACAAGTTTATAGAGGAGTACAAAAAGGCTCTTGAAAGAAAAAACGAAGTAAAACTTTTGGAAAAGGCCAAAGAAGAATTTTCATTGGGGATGAGTATAGGGGCTCTAGGGGAATCTGTGAAATACATGAATCTGACTCTAGACACAGGGTGTAAAAAGTCTGTGGAGCATTATCTAGATGCTCTAGGGATAAAACTTCCTGGAGATGAATTTTATGCCTGGTAG
- a CDS encoding ABC transporter permease subunit: protein MKLDPLILPPPASILNVFRNNILTAEGMAETGITLYRFFMAYVVSVSLGILSGVVIFKNSTVKSFLWPFITILQSTPVISWVLLALLWFPSEIIPYFILGIFTLPVIIINTFNGLMSTDEKLLEMASAYEIEEKQVFSKIMLPSMLSSLMGGIKITVNSSLKVLATAEIIGRLPRGIGGEMNTAWINIETDSLLAWTIYLIILTGILEKLISKVIKIKWGRYL, encoded by the coding sequence ATGAAATTAGATCCTCTTATTTTGCCACCTCCAGCTAGCATTCTAAATGTTTTTAGAAATAATATACTGACAGCAGAAGGTATGGCAGAAACTGGCATCACTTTATACAGATTTTTTATGGCTTATGTAGTCTCAGTATCACTTGGGATCCTCAGCGGTGTGGTGATTTTTAAAAACAGCACTGTCAAAAGTTTTTTATGGCCATTTATAACCATACTTCAGTCTACCCCGGTTATATCATGGGTTCTCTTAGCCTTGCTTTGGTTTCCATCTGAAATTATTCCCTACTTTATCCTGGGGATCTTTACACTTCCAGTGATAATAATAAATACATTTAACGGTCTTATGAGCACCGATGAAAAATTATTGGAGATGGCCTCGGCCTACGAGATAGAGGAAAAACAAGTGTTTTCCAAGATAATGCTACCTTCTATGCTCTCTTCTCTCATGGGTGGGATAAAGATAACGGTTAATTCTTCTCTGAAAGTCCTGGCAACAGCAGAGATCATAGGCCGGCTACCAAGAGGTATAGGAGGGGAAATGAACACAGCCTGGATAAATATAGAGACCGACTCTCTGTTGGCCTGGACAATATATCTGATAATTCTCACAGGGATTTTGGAAAAACTCATTAGTAAAGTTATAAAAATAAAGTGGGGAAGATATCTATGA
- a CDS encoding pseudouridine-5'-phosphate glycosidase, translating to MQFYEKYLDISPEIVKALEKGLPVVALESTIISHGMPYPENVETAFNVEEIIREQGAIPATIAILNGRLKVGLSKEEIDFLGKTGLNAIKTSRRDLPFIVTKKLTGATTVASTMIIASFAGIRVFATGGIGGVHRGAETTFDISADLQELANTNVAVICAGAKSILDIGLTLEYLETNGVPVVGYKTDELPAFYTRKSGFKVDYKVDHPKEIALALKAKWELGLKGGMVIANPIPEEYSMDYKLITQVIENALLEAEKNNIKGKESTPFLLSKVKELTEGKSLESNIQLVYNNAKLAAEISKELASLNHVKY from the coding sequence ATGCAATTCTATGAAAAATATTTGGATATATCCCCGGAGATCGTAAAGGCATTAGAAAAAGGTCTCCCGGTAGTGGCCTTAGAATCCACAATAATATCACATGGGATGCCTTACCCAGAAAATGTTGAAACTGCTTTCAATGTTGAAGAAATAATAAGAGAACAGGGGGCTATCCCTGCTACTATAGCTATCTTAAATGGTAGACTCAAAGTCGGGCTTTCAAAGGAAGAGATTGATTTTCTTGGAAAAACAGGTCTAAATGCAATAAAAACCAGCAGAAGGGATCTGCCTTTTATTGTTACGAAAAAACTTACTGGAGCCACTACTGTGGCATCTACCATGATTATAGCATCCTTTGCAGGGATACGAGTCTTTGCAACTGGAGGTATAGGGGGGGTCCATAGAGGAGCTGAGACAACTTTTGACATATCGGCAGACCTTCAGGAACTCGCCAATACAAATGTCGCCGTTATATGTGCTGGAGCAAAGTCCATTTTAGATATCGGTCTCACACTTGAGTATCTCGAGACAAACGGTGTACCTGTGGTAGGCTATAAGACAGATGAACTTCCTGCTTTTTACACCAGAAAAAGCGGGTTTAAAGTAGATTATAAGGTTGATCACCCAAAAGAGATCGCCCTGGCACTAAAAGCAAAATGGGAGCTTGGACTAAAAGGCGGTATGGTAATAGCAAACCCCATTCCAGAAGAATACTCAATGGACTATAAACTCATTACCCAAGTCATAGAAAATGCCCTTCTAGAGGCTGAAAAAAATAATATAAAGGGGAAAGAATCTACCCCTTTCCTTCTTTCAAAAGTAAAAGAACTTACTGAAGGTAAGTCTCTCGAATCAAATATACAGCTTGTGTATAACAACGCCAAATTAGCTGCTGAAATTTCAAAAGAATTGGCCTCTCTCAACCACGTTAAATACTAA
- a CDS encoding aminotransferase class I/II-fold pyridoxal phosphate-dependent enzyme, translated as MEVNQRVREMEVSIIRQIAQKCAKIPDSINLTIGEPDIKTPEIITQKTAKYMMENQLSYAPLGGVPELRQEIASFYKKKYNIDYSADEVLVTVGSTEALSTTLKGILTEGDEVVVVLPAFSLYEALLKMYGAKAVFVDTSKNNFRLTPEMLEDAITDKTKAVILNYPTNPTGVILSKEETKKIAAVLEKKKLFIISDEIYSELVFSGEEFYSIARCENVKDQVIVINGFSKSHSMTGWRVGYLMTHAKFRKELIKVSQYTVTSPSTLSQIGGMIALKDASDVSEIASEYESRAKLVCSRLEAMGFDVVIPKGAFYVYAGYSKISSKDSLDFALEILEKTGVALVPGKAFSTEGYIRIACTKEKEILEKAMDRMESYIKESKV; from the coding sequence ATGGAAGTCAATCAGAGAGTAAGAGAGATGGAGGTATCGATAATACGTCAGATTGCTCAGAAATGTGCAAAAATACCTGATAGTATTAACCTCACTATCGGAGAACCTGATATAAAAACTCCAGAAATAATAACTCAAAAAACAGCAAAATACATGATGGAAAATCAGCTCTCTTATGCTCCTTTGGGAGGGGTTCCTGAATTAAGGCAGGAGATAGCTTCTTTTTATAAGAAAAAATATAATATAGACTACAGTGCAGATGAAGTGCTGGTAACTGTAGGATCTACAGAAGCTCTTTCTACCACTCTCAAAGGAATTCTAACTGAGGGGGATGAAGTAGTAGTTGTACTTCCTGCTTTTTCTCTTTATGAAGCTCTTCTAAAGATGTACGGGGCTAAGGCTGTGTTTGTAGATACCAGCAAAAATAATTTCAGACTTACTCCAGAGATGTTAGAAGATGCAATAACTGATAAGACCAAGGCTGTAATACTAAATTATCCAACAAATCCAACGGGAGTTATACTCTCTAAAGAGGAGACGAAAAAAATTGCTGCTGTGCTGGAAAAAAAGAAATTATTTATAATTTCTGACGAAATATACAGTGAGCTGGTTTTTTCAGGAGAAGAATTTTATTCTATCGCTAGATGTGAAAATGTAAAAGACCAGGTAATTGTAATCAACGGATTTTCAAAATCCCACTCTATGACAGGGTGGAGAGTAGGATATCTGATGACCCATGCAAAATTCAGAAAAGAACTTATAAAGGTTAGCCAGTATACTGTAACCTCGCCTTCAACCTTATCTCAAATTGGGGGTATGATCGCTTTAAAAGATGCCTCAGATGTCAGTGAAATAGCATCTGAATATGAATCGAGGGCAAAGCTAGTTTGCTCTAGACTTGAGGCGATGGGCTTTGACGTAGTGATACCTAAAGGTGCCTTTTATGTATATGCAGGGTATAGTAAAATAAGCAGCAAGGATTCATTGGATTTTGCACTGGAAATTCTTGAAAAGACAGGAGTCGCTTTAGTACCAGGGAAGGCTTTTTCTACTGAAGGGTACATTAGAATAGCCTGTACTAAAGAAAAAGAGATTCTAGAAAAAGCCATGGACAGAATGGAAAGTTATATAAAAGAAAGCAAGGTATAG
- a CDS encoding PhnA protein — MAKGLDRDRERKSKVLFFGKDLARRSKSSCELCEAKNEKLEIYEIPPVTEEPDFDRCILICEHCKKILNNLNKAGENDLRFLNSAVWSEVPAVKAVAIYVLRKIKDKYTWAEETLETVYIEEEVEALLEKIEI, encoded by the coding sequence ATGGCAAAGGGGTTAGATAGAGACAGAGAGAGAAAAAGCAAAGTTTTATTTTTTGGAAAGGATCTGGCTAGAAGATCAAAATCTAGTTGTGAATTATGTGAGGCTAAAAACGAAAAACTTGAAATATATGAGATTCCACCGGTAACTGAGGAACCTGATTTTGATAGGTGTATATTGATATGTGAACACTGCAAAAAAATATTGAATAACCTCAATAAGGCAGGAGAAAATGATCTGAGATTTCTAAATTCTGCCGTATGGAGTGAGGTTCCAGCTGTAAAGGCAGTGGCAATTTATGTCTTGAGAAAGATAAAGGACAAGTACACCTGGGCAGAGGAAACCCTAGAGACAGTTTATATAGAGGAAGAAGTGGAGGCTTTGCTTGAAAAAATAGAGATTTGA
- the dapD gene encoding 2,3,4,5-tetrahydropyridine-2,6-dicarboxylate N-acetyltransferase yields the protein MVSLNTAQEIIKFIKDSKKSTPVKAYLKGDMEGINFYSCKVFCEGNTRIIMGDWDDVKKILDENKDKIEDYYLENDRRNSAIPMLDLKDINARIEPGSVIRDKVTIGNNAIIMMGASINIGAVVGDGTMIDFNAVLGGRATVGKNCHIGAGAILAGVIEPPSADPVVVEDNVMVGANAVVLEGVRIGKGSVVAAGAIVTADVPAGVVVAGSPAKIIKNVDEKTEGKTQIMEDLRNLKK from the coding sequence ATAGTGAGTTTAAACACAGCACAAGAAATAATCAAATTTATCAAGGATTCTAAAAAATCAACACCTGTAAAGGCATATCTTAAAGGTGACATGGAAGGTATAAACTTCTATTCTTGTAAGGTATTCTGCGAAGGGAATACAAGAATCATAATGGGAGACTGGGATGACGTAAAGAAAATCCTAGACGAGAACAAGGACAAGATAGAGGACTATTACCTTGAAAATGATAGAAGAAACTCTGCAATACCAATGCTAGACCTAAAGGACATCAACGCAAGAATCGAACCTGGATCAGTAATCAGGGACAAGGTGACAATAGGAAACAATGCAATAATCATGATGGGAGCTTCTATCAATATAGGGGCCGTAGTCGGAGACGGGACTATGATCGACTTTAACGCTGTCCTAGGAGGAAGAGCTACAGTAGGGAAAAACTGTCATATAGGGGCAGGAGCTATACTTGCAGGAGTTATAGAGCCTCCTTCAGCAGATCCTGTAGTAGTAGAGGACAACGTAATGGTTGGTGCCAATGCAGTAGTTCTAGAAGGAGTAAGAATAGGAAAAGGTTCTGTAGTAGCTGCAGGAGCAATAGTAACTGCAGACGTACCTGCAGGGGTCGTAGTGGCTGGAAGTCCTGCGAAGATCATTAAAAATGTAGATGAAAAAACAGAGGGAAAAACACAGATAATGGAAGACCTCAGAAATTTAAAAAAGTAA